The Parabacteroides sp. AD58 genome includes a window with the following:
- a CDS encoding DUF2723 domain-containing protein yields MEKYKLINNTLGWIVCIIASCVYLMTMEPTASFWDCGEFISSAYKLEVGHPPGAPFFMLTANLFTQFASDPSTVAKMVNTMSALFSGLTILFLFWSITHLAKKIVVDDTKEITMSQIITIMGAGLVGALAYTFSDTFWFSAVEGEVYAYSSLFTALVFWLILKWEAVADAPHADRWIVLIAYLMGLSIGVHLLNLLCIPAIVLVYYYKKFPNPTMKGTLIALLVSFVIIALMMYGVVQGLVEICGYFELFFVNVLGMPYNTGVYVYVLALAGVLIWAIWETMRDEIHPLRLRISFLLSVILIGIPFIGSGYVIAAILSIALAAYLFMNKKLNLKLLNTILISLMVIVVGYSSYALTLIRATADTPMNQNAPKDIFTLRTYLAREQYGQTPLLYGQTYVSEIKRKNEGGACVADTKEGDPVWTRISKKDPKEKDRYYVSRHNTEYQYVDELNMLFPRMYSSDGRHVQAYKEWAQIKGQPVKYNQCGETKSVMKPTFAENLRFFFSYQLNFMYWRYFLWNFSGRQNDIQGHGEVQNGNWITGIKPIDTMLVGPQDDMPSDIINNKGHNVYYMLPLLLGLLGLFYQVYAGKKGIQGFWITFMLFFMTGIAIVLYLNQTPYQPRERDYAYAGSFYAFCIWIGFGVIALVKLLEKYVKLPSVAAAGIASIAALLVPIQMAGQNWDDHDRSGRYVCRDFGANYLESCEPNAILFTNGDNDTFPLWYAQEVEGIRTDVRVCNTSYLQTDWYADQMKKQAYESEPLPISWTHDEYVQGTRDFAYIFPMTDKPIDLNTALEFVRSDDPKYKKIPGFSQPLDYIPSETLIYPIDSVALAQGGLLKNMDVPVPAKEMTINLKGKDALGKQELLVLNMLQTNDWKRPMYYAITVSPDQFVKLDPYFQQTGMAYQIVPMQTKNTVKAVNADKMFDNVMNKFKWGGVDKPGIYLDENVMRMCKSYRMVLFGKLAATLIHEGKNDKALQVLDKCMEVLPPENVPLDYSALSIGEYYYTLGQKEKGHNILKAIGDDSMRNLNWYFRLNPKQFASVADDLNTNLYVLQEIINITKDKDPELMNQYKEEFDNFRMALSSLQPKE; encoded by the coding sequence ATGGAAAAGTATAAACTGATCAACAACACATTGGGGTGGATTGTCTGTATTATCGCTTCGTGTGTTTATTTGATGACGATGGAGCCCACCGCCAGCTTTTGGGATTGCGGTGAGTTCATTTCTTCAGCGTATAAACTGGAAGTAGGGCACCCGCCCGGAGCACCGTTCTTCATGCTGACGGCCAATCTGTTTACCCAGTTTGCTTCAGATCCTTCTACCGTAGCCAAAATGGTGAATACCATGTCGGCACTGTTCAGTGGTCTGACCATTCTGTTCCTCTTCTGGAGTATCACGCATCTGGCAAAGAAAATTGTAGTAGATGATACAAAAGAAATAACCATGAGCCAGATTATCACCATTATGGGTGCCGGTCTGGTGGGAGCTCTTGCGTATACATTCAGTGATACATTCTGGTTCTCAGCCGTAGAAGGTGAAGTATATGCTTATTCCTCTTTATTTACAGCCCTGGTATTCTGGCTGATCTTAAAATGGGAAGCCGTAGCTGATGCTCCGCATGCCGACCGTTGGATTGTGCTGATTGCCTATCTGATGGGATTGAGCATCGGTGTCCACCTGCTGAACTTGCTGTGTATTCCGGCCATTGTGTTGGTCTACTACTATAAGAAATTCCCGAACCCGACCATGAAGGGTACGCTGATTGCCTTGCTGGTGTCATTCGTTATCATCGCTTTGATGATGTACGGTGTGGTACAGGGACTGGTTGAGATCTGCGGATACTTCGAACTGTTCTTCGTGAACGTATTAGGCATGCCATACAATACGGGTGTTTATGTATACGTATTGGCATTAGCCGGCGTATTGATCTGGGCGATCTGGGAAACTATGCGGGATGAAATTCATCCGCTTCGCCTTCGGATCTCATTCTTATTATCCGTCATTCTGATTGGTATACCGTTCATTGGCAGCGGCTATGTCATTGCAGCCATATTGAGTATTGCACTGGCAGCCTACTTGTTCATGAACAAAAAATTAAATCTGAAATTACTGAATACAATTCTGATCAGCCTGATGGTCATTGTTGTAGGATATTCTTCTTATGCCCTGACATTGATCCGCGCTACGGCAGATACACCGATGAACCAGAACGCGCCGAAGGATATCTTTACATTACGAACCTATCTGGCCCGTGAGCAGTATGGACAGACTCCATTATTGTATGGACAGACCTATGTTTCAGAAATCAAACGAAAGAACGAAGGAGGTGCCTGTGTTGCGGATACAAAAGAAGGCGATCCGGTATGGACACGTATTTCTAAAAAAGATCCGAAAGAAAAAGACCGGTACTATGTATCACGTCATAACACCGAATATCAGTATGTAGATGAGCTGAATATGTTGTTCCCACGTATGTACAGTTCGGATGGGCGACATGTGCAGGCCTATAAGGAATGGGCTCAAATTAAAGGGCAGCCTGTGAAGTACAACCAATGTGGAGAAACCAAATCGGTAATGAAGCCGACGTTTGCCGAGAACCTGCGTTTCTTCTTCTCCTATCAGCTGAACTTCATGTACTGGCGTTACTTCCTGTGGAACTTCTCCGGCCGGCAGAATGATATTCAAGGACATGGAGAGGTACAGAATGGTAACTGGATCACCGGTATCAAGCCCATCGATACCATGCTGGTGGGTCCGCAAGACGATATGCCAAGCGATATTATCAACAACAAAGGCCATAATGTCTATTATATGTTGCCTTTACTGCTAGGTCTGCTAGGTCTTTTCTACCAGGTATATGCTGGAAAGAAAGGCATACAGGGATTCTGGATCACCTTCATGCTCTTCTTCATGACCGGTATTGCCATTGTGCTTTACCTGAACCAGACTCCTTACCAGCCCCGTGAACGAGACTATGCTTATGCGGGTTCCTTCTATGCCTTCTGTATCTGGATCGGTTTTGGTGTAATTGCTTTGGTAAAATTACTGGAGAAATATGTCAAGCTACCGTCTGTTGCGGCAGCCGGTATTGCTTCTATCGCGGCTTTATTGGTACCTATCCAGATGGCCGGACAGAACTGGGACGATCACGACCGTTCCGGACGTTATGTCTGCCGTGATTTCGGAGCCAATTACCTGGAATCTTGTGAACCGAATGCGATCTTGTTCACCAACGGTGATAACGATACCTTCCCATTGTGGTATGCACAGGAAGTAGAAGGCATCCGTACTGATGTGCGCGTCTGCAACACCAGCTATCTGCAGACCGACTGGTATGCTGATCAGATGAAGAAACAGGCGTATGAATCAGAACCGCTGCCTATCTCATGGACACATGATGAGTATGTGCAGGGTACACGCGACTTCGCTTATATCTTCCCGATGACAGACAAACCGATCGATCTGAACACAGCCTTGGAATTTGTACGCAGTGACGATCCGAAATACAAGAAAATCCCAGGATTCAGTCAGCCGCTGGATTATATCCCGTCTGAAACCCTGATTTATCCGATTGATTCGGTAGCTCTGGCACAAGGCGGTCTGTTGAAAAATATGGATGTGCCGGTACCGGCCAAGGAAATGACTATCAACCTGAAAGGCAAGGATGCACTGGGCAAGCAGGAACTGTTAGTACTGAACATGCTGCAAACCAACGACTGGAAGCGCCCGATGTATTATGCGATCACGGTTAGTCCGGATCAGTTCGTAAAACTGGATCCGTATTTCCAACAGACAGGTATGGCTTACCAGATTGTCCCGATGCAGACCAAGAACACGGTGAAGGCTGTCAATGCAGACAAGATGTTCGACAATGTAATGAACAAGTTCAAGTGGGGCGGTGTAGACAAGCCAGGTATTTATCTGGATGAAAATGTCATGCGGATGTGCAAGAGTTACCGTATGGTATTATTCGGAAAACTTGCAGCTACACTGATTCATGAAGGCAAAAACGACAAGGCTCTGCAGGTTCTTGATAAGTGTATGGAAGTATTGCCACCTGAAAATGTTCCGCTGGATTATAGCGCACTTTCAATTGGTGAATATTATTATACACTCGGACAAAAAGAAAAAGGACATAATATTCTGAAAGCGATCGGAGATGACTCTATGCGTAACCTGAATTGGTATTTCCGTCTGAACCCGAA
- a CDS encoding family 16 glycoside hydrolase — MGIVMAVCAGFLTACTQSRTTQTLDRFTNAQQETLEGNELKVTAGSSWLAEGTYKNFILKGEALTQSEAEARLGFHTDGKSGYEVIFHNGPIDGSCKTGSLASVRNLYRSLAKDGDWFPFEIAVRGKNISISVQDTTVVCYTEPSQPYRTEAHAKQLLGSGHIALCGVQGEVSFRNLQITALPDDAINECDTMPAVDEQKDLVIRFQQEDFPVIDYHVHLKGGLTKEMAQAMSMNYGINYGVAPNAGEGGVGRMLANDDEVYAYYDEVKNMPFLCGVQGEGRKWTATFSQEALGIFDYLFTDAMTIVDHKGRLSRIYRPEEVHYDGITKEQYMDHLVDQTVKILTNEPADIFANPTYLPEDMQADYDTYWTDDRINRVLDVLQKYQIALEINARYRIPSLKIIRMAKERGIKFTFGTNNVDANFGKLEYSLEAVKACGLTPDDLWFPTMSIRRTRPVVIYNKF, encoded by the coding sequence ATGGGAATCGTGATGGCTGTCTGTGCCGGATTCTTAACCGCTTGTACGCAGTCGCGTACGACTCAGACTTTAGACCGGTTTACGAATGCTCAGCAAGAAACGCTGGAAGGTAACGAACTGAAGGTGACGGCCGGATCGTCATGGTTGGCAGAGGGTACCTATAAGAACTTTATCTTGAAAGGGGAAGCCTTAACCCAGTCGGAGGCTGAGGCCCGGTTAGGTTTTCATACGGATGGAAAAAGCGGATACGAGGTGATCTTCCACAACGGTCCGATAGATGGGTCTTGTAAAACGGGTAGTTTGGCTTCGGTGCGCAACTTGTACCGCTCCTTGGCAAAAGACGGAGATTGGTTCCCGTTCGAGATCGCTGTCCGTGGAAAGAACATTTCCATTTCTGTGCAGGATACGACGGTGGTCTGTTATACCGAACCTTCCCAGCCTTATCGTACGGAAGCTCATGCCAAGCAGTTGCTGGGAAGCGGTCATATCGCTCTCTGTGGAGTTCAGGGAGAGGTGTCTTTCCGGAATCTGCAGATCACGGCATTGCCGGATGATGCGATCAATGAATGTGATACCATGCCGGCTGTCGATGAACAAAAGGATCTGGTTATCCGTTTTCAGCAGGAAGACTTTCCGGTAATTGATTACCATGTGCATCTGAAAGGAGGACTGACGAAAGAAATGGCGCAGGCCATGTCGATGAATTACGGTATCAATTATGGCGTGGCTCCTAATGCGGGAGAAGGCGGAGTGGGCCGTATGCTGGCAAATGATGATGAAGTTTATGCTTATTATGATGAAGTAAAGAATATGCCTTTCCTTTGTGGCGTACAGGGTGAAGGCCGGAAGTGGACGGCCACTTTCTCACAGGAAGCATTGGGAATTTTTGACTATCTGTTTACGGATGCTATGACGATTGTCGATCATAAAGGCCGTCTTTCTCGTATCTATCGTCCGGAAGAAGTGCATTATGACGGTATCACAAAAGAACAGTACATGGATCATCTGGTGGACCAGACGGTAAAGATTCTGACAAACGAGCCGGCTGATATCTTTGCCAATCCGACTTATCTGCCTGAAGATATGCAGGCTGATTATGATACATACTGGACTGATGACCGGATTAACCGGGTATTGGATGTGCTGCAAAAGTATCAGATTGCCCTCGAAATCAATGCCCGTTACCGGATCCCAAGTCTGAAGATTATCCGTATGGCGAAGGAGCGGGGTATTAAGTTTACTTTTGGTACAAATAACGTAGATGCCAACTTTGGAAAACTGGAATACAGTCTGGAAGCTGTTAAGGCTTGTGGTCTGACTCCGGATGATCTCTGGTTCCCGACGATGAGTATTCGCCGGACCCGTCCCGTGGTCATTTATAATAAGTTCTAA
- a CDS encoding ectonucleotide pyrophosphatase/phosphodiesterase produces the protein MNRFKSFVQVSGLLLMSWILFSSCSEKKEQEHYVVVLSMDGFRSDYPQRAHTPILDSLARVGVKAAFRPCYPSVTFPNHYSMATGLHPDHHGLVHNTFWATDLDSSVYKISDRKAVENPAYYGGEPIWNTAERQGVRTATYFWVGSETAVGGKQPSIWKKFDSKVPFMDRADSVIAWLKKPEKERPHLIMWYMEEPDHSGHVYSPDSSAVVPVIEDLDRVLAHFFNQARQLDIFKQIDFIIVSDHGMATYKPENYVNLGDYLPRDSFEMVVEGVPTLLYPRASYTEKAYEILKTVPNVTVWKKGEVPDQFVYGTNPRIGDLIVAPNIGTMVHFRSKEEASPALGGAHGYDNFQPEMEAIFYAAGPSFKQGIEAPAMANVNLYGLIAHLLQIEPAPNDGDLSVVLPLLRESNEQK, from the coding sequence ATGAACCGTTTTAAATCATTTGTGCAGGTATCCGGCCTGTTGTTGATGAGCTGGATCCTGTTTTCATCTTGTTCAGAGAAAAAAGAACAGGAACATTATGTAGTAGTTCTGTCGATGGACGGCTTCCGTTCGGATTATCCGCAACGGGCTCATACGCCCATATTGGACTCGCTGGCACGCGTAGGAGTAAAAGCCGCTTTCCGCCCCTGCTATCCGAGTGTTACCTTCCCTAACCACTACAGCATGGCTACGGGTCTGCATCCGGATCATCATGGGCTGGTACACAACACCTTTTGGGCAACAGATTTAGACAGTAGCGTGTATAAGATCAGCGACCGGAAAGCCGTGGAAAATCCGGCTTACTACGGGGGTGAACCCATCTGGAATACGGCCGAACGCCAGGGAGTACGGACAGCCACTTATTTCTGGGTAGGCAGTGAGACCGCAGTAGGAGGAAAACAGCCTTCGATCTGGAAGAAATTTGATTCGAAGGTTCCGTTTATGGACCGGGCAGACTCGGTTATTGCCTGGCTGAAGAAACCCGAAAAGGAACGTCCGCACCTTATCATGTGGTATATGGAAGAACCGGATCACAGCGGACACGTCTATAGTCCGGATTCATCGGCTGTAGTACCGGTCATAGAAGACTTGGACCGTGTTCTGGCACATTTCTTTAACCAGGCACGCCAGCTGGATATTTTCAAACAGATTGACTTCATCATTGTTTCAGATCACGGCATGGCTACTTACAAGCCGGAGAATTACGTAAACTTAGGAGATTATCTTCCGCGTGACAGTTTCGAAATGGTGGTAGAAGGAGTTCCCACTTTGCTGTATCCACGAGCCTCATATACAGAAAAAGCCTATGAAATCCTTAAAACGGTACCCAACGTAACCGTATGGAAAAAAGGAGAGGTACCGGATCAATTCGTATACGGCACAAATCCGCGTATCGGCGACCTGATTGTTGCCCCCAACATCGGCACCATGGTTCATTTCCGCTCTAAGGAAGAAGCCAGTCCGGCTTTAGGAGGAGCGCACGGATATGACAACTTCCAGCCGGAAATGGAAGCCATCTTCTATGCGGCCGGCCCGTCATTTAAACAGGGGATAGAAGCACCGGCCATGGCGAATGTCAACTTATATGGTCTCATAGCGCATTTGCTACAGATTGAACCGGCGCCCAATGACGGAGATCTGTCTGTCGTCCTCCCATTATTACGTGAATCAAACGAACAGAAATAA
- a CDS encoding Na/Pi cotransporter family protein: MDYSFFDLLRLIGSLALFLYGMKIMSEGLQKFAGDSLRKILTAMTTNRVTGVLTGVLITALIQSSSATTVMVVSFVNAGLLTLTQSIGVIMGANIGTTVTAWIISALGFKVDISAFALPLLAFAIPLFFSGKSSRKSVGEFIFGFSFLFMGLANLKNNAPDLSANPDMLAFVQNYTDMGFFSILLFLFIGAILTMIVQASAATMAITLIMCANGWIDYHLGVALVLGENIGTTITANLAALTANTQARRAALAHLMFNLFGVAWVLIVFYPFTGAVSWFVTHVMKITDPAVAVSFKLAAFHTAFNISNTFIMIWFVNVIEKTVCGIIRTKQEDEEYRLSYITGGMLSTAELSILQAQKEITLFAERTTKMFGMVKELLYEKDENNFLKTYSRVEKYENISDRMEIEIANYLTQVAEGRLSSEGKEEIRVLLRAVSEIESIADSCNNLARSIKRRNEFKSVFTEEQNNHIDQMFKLVSSALDRMNAIMHKSDLNPNDINESYNIENEINNYRNQLKARNIEDINNKLYQYQDGVYYMDMVSESEKLGDYVINVVQALIEKKI, encoded by the coding sequence ATGGACTATTCATTTTTTGACCTTCTCCGTCTGATAGGATCATTGGCTTTGTTCCTATACGGCATGAAAATCATGAGTGAAGGTTTACAAAAGTTCGCAGGAGACAGCTTGCGAAAGATCCTGACGGCGATGACAACCAATCGAGTCACAGGAGTGTTAACCGGAGTATTGATCACCGCCTTGATTCAATCTTCATCTGCGACCACCGTGATGGTAGTAAGTTTCGTCAACGCCGGACTTCTCACCCTGACACAGTCTATTGGAGTCATTATGGGAGCCAACATCGGAACAACCGTAACTGCCTGGATCATCTCGGCTCTCGGATTTAAAGTGGATATATCCGCCTTTGCTTTACCCCTGCTGGCTTTTGCCATCCCTCTTTTCTTTTCGGGCAAAAGTTCACGCAAGTCGGTTGGTGAATTTATCTTCGGTTTCTCTTTCCTGTTCATGGGACTGGCCAACCTAAAAAACAATGCGCCGGATTTGAGCGCCAACCCGGACATGCTGGCCTTCGTACAGAATTATACAGATATGGGCTTCTTCTCAATCCTGTTATTCCTGTTTATCGGAGCCATACTGACCATGATCGTACAGGCTTCGGCCGCAACGATGGCCATTACGCTGATTATGTGTGCCAACGGCTGGATTGACTATCATTTAGGTGTAGCCTTGGTTTTAGGAGAAAATATCGGAACAACCATTACAGCCAATCTGGCAGCATTGACAGCAAATACACAGGCACGAAGGGCCGCACTTGCCCACCTGATGTTTAACCTCTTCGGTGTAGCCTGGGTGCTGATTGTATTCTATCCGTTTACCGGAGCGGTTTCCTGGTTTGTCACCCATGTCATGAAGATTACAGATCCGGCAGTCGCAGTATCCTTTAAGCTGGCTGCTTTCCACACAGCCTTCAACATCAGCAATACATTCATTATGATCTGGTTTGTCAACGTGATAGAAAAAACCGTTTGCGGAATCATCCGGACTAAACAGGAAGATGAAGAATATCGTTTGTCGTATATCACAGGAGGTATGTTATCAACAGCAGAACTCTCTATCCTTCAAGCTCAGAAAGAAATTACCCTGTTTGCCGAACGGACGACAAAAATGTTTGGCATGGTAAAAGAATTACTATACGAAAAAGATGAAAACAATTTTCTCAAGACTTACAGCCGCGTAGAAAAATACGAGAATATCAGCGACCGCATGGAAATTGAGATTGCCAATTACCTTACCCAAGTAGCCGAAGGCCGGTTAAGCTCGGAAGGTAAAGAAGAAATCCGAGTTCTGCTACGCGCTGTCAGTGAAATTGAAAGTATTGCCGACTCCTGCAATAATCTGGCACGCTCCATCAAACGCCGGAATGAATTCAAATCCGTATTTACAGAGGAGCAGAACAACCACATTGATCAGATGTTCAAGCTGGTAAGCAGCGCCTTAGACCGCATGAACGCAATCATGCACAAATCGGATCTAAATCCGAACGACATTAATGAATCATACAATATAGAAAATGAAATCAACAACTACCGCAATCAGCTGAAAGCACGTAACATTGAAGATATCAACAACAAGCTGTACCAATATCAGGACGGTGTTTACTATATGGATATGGTCAGTGAAAGCGAAAAGCTGGGCGATTATGTTATCAATGTAGTTCAGGCTTTGATAGAAAAGAAAATTTAA
- a CDS encoding nucleoside kinase codes for MAEQITIYCKNTGNYYEVPVGSSLLDIYIIVGEPLPYRPLNAQVNNRTQDLTYTCWQPKDIEFVDYTNPSGMRTYVRTLCYVLSKAVHDVFPEATLNIEHSISKGYFCTIHNGKSADIDMLAQIRQRMQEIVDADIPLKLHTVQSEKAIRMFREVGMEDKATLIESSGMLYASYYELDGYVNYFYGGLAPSTGYVPVFDLEPYLDGALLRVPERTNPQVLAPKVLQNKMFEAYKEHLNLQRALGLNNVGDLNKALEQGHASEVIMISEAMQEKQIAHIADEIAERYKKGVRIVLIAGPSSSGKTTTCKRLEIQLATNLLRPVGISLDDYFVNREDTPKDESGDYDFESLYALDLPYFNSDLQRLINGEEIEMPSFDFSSGKRVYKGKKMKLYDNSVIVIEGIHGLNPELTAHLDDSLKYRIYVSALTSISLDNHNWIPTTDNRLLRRIIRDYRYRGYSAEETINRWPSVRRGEDKWIFPYQEYADATFNSAMLYELAALRAYAEPILANVPEKSPANAEAYRLLRFMRYFKYIPQEDLPKTSLLREFLGGGSFEY; via the coding sequence ATGGCTGAACAGATTACTATTTATTGCAAAAACACCGGTAACTACTATGAGGTGCCGGTTGGATCTTCGCTTTTGGATATATATATAATTGTAGGAGAGCCCTTACCTTATCGTCCGTTGAATGCCCAGGTGAATAACCGGACACAAGATTTAACTTATACCTGCTGGCAACCGAAAGATATTGAGTTTGTAGATTACACAAATCCATCGGGTATGCGTACCTATGTGCGTACGTTGTGTTATGTCCTTTCGAAGGCTGTACATGATGTCTTTCCGGAAGCTACATTAAATATTGAACACTCCATTTCAAAAGGTTATTTCTGTACGATTCATAACGGGAAGTCTGCCGATATTGATATGCTGGCGCAGATCCGTCAACGGATGCAGGAGATAGTGGATGCGGATATTCCTCTGAAACTGCATACGGTACAGTCGGAAAAGGCTATTCGTATGTTCCGTGAAGTCGGGATGGAAGATAAAGCGACTCTGATTGAATCGAGCGGAATGCTTTATGCTTCGTATTATGAACTGGACGGATATGTCAATTATTTCTATGGCGGTCTGGCCCCTTCTACCGGATATGTACCCGTCTTTGACCTGGAGCCTTATCTGGATGGTGCATTGCTGCGTGTGCCGGAGCGGACGAATCCGCAAGTCTTGGCGCCAAAGGTCCTTCAGAACAAGATGTTTGAAGCTTATAAAGAGCATTTGAACCTGCAGCGGGCTCTCGGCCTGAACAATGTCGGCGATCTGAATAAGGCGCTGGAGCAAGGCCATGCTTCGGAGGTGATTATGATTTCGGAAGCGATGCAGGAAAAGCAGATTGCCCATATCGCGGATGAGATTGCCGAACGGTACAAGAAAGGAGTACGCATTGTGCTGATTGCCGGTCCTTCTTCGTCTGGAAAGACGACGACCTGTAAGCGTCTGGAAATTCAGCTGGCGACGAATTTGCTCCGTCCTGTAGGCATTTCGCTCGACGATTATTTTGTGAATCGGGAAGATACGCCGAAAGATGAATCGGGCGATTATGATTTTGAGTCGTTGTATGCTTTGGATCTGCCCTATTTTAATTCAGATTTGCAGCGGCTGATCAATGGGGAAGAAATAGAAATGCCTTCATTCGACTTCAGTTCTGGTAAAAGGGTTTATAAGGGAAAGAAAATGAAGCTTTATGATAATTCGGTGATCGTCATTGAAGGAATCCACGGGTTGAATCCGGAGCTGACGGCTCATTTGGACGATTCGCTGAAGTATCGGATTTATGTTTCTGCCCTGACTTCTATTTCGCTGGATAACCACAACTGGATTCCTACGACCGACAACCGGTTGCTGCGTCGTATCATCCGGGATTATCGGTACCGGGGATATTCAGCGGAAGAGACCATCAACCGCTGGCCGAGTGTGCGTCGGGGTGAAGATAAATGGATCTTCCCATATCAGGAATATGCGGATGCGACCTTCAACAGTGCGATGTTGTATGAGTTGGCTGCTCTTCGGGCGTATGCAGAACCCATTCTGGCAAATGTTCCGGAAAAGTCGCCTGCCAATGCCGAAGCCTACCGATTGCTGCGATTCATGCGGTATTTCAAATATATCCCACAGGAAGATTTGCCCAAGACTTCACTGCTGAGAGAGTTCTTGGGTGGCGGTAGTTTTGAATACTGA
- a CDS encoding DMT family transporter: protein MYTGEIISLIVAVSWTITAICFEYAGKRIGALTLNIVRLLMAIVMLAISLKLTTGHIAPWDAGQDAWMWLILSGAVGYVFGDFCLFNSYLLIGSRFGQLFMTLAPPTAAIAGYVFLGEKMGTYAIIGMLVCIVGIGFSIIGKSGENSHKVGIQLPLKGVLYGIGAGVGQGLGLVLSKIGMNCYLDYNPPATSLEEFMLPFEATQIRAFAGVVGFLIILLCRGEIRKLISSFSDKSAMVTSASGTFFGPFVGVSLSLMAVQYTNAGVASTLMALTPIIILLPSKLIFKEVITFRQVLGAVISVAGVALFFV from the coding sequence ATGTACACGGGAGAAATCATTTCGCTGATCGTTGCCGTATCATGGACAATCACAGCCATCTGTTTTGAATATGCCGGGAAGAGAATCGGTGCACTGACTCTCAATATCGTACGATTACTGATGGCCATCGTTATGCTGGCCATTTCGTTGAAGCTGACAACCGGGCACATAGCTCCGTGGGATGCCGGACAGGATGCCTGGATGTGGCTTATTCTTTCTGGAGCGGTAGGCTATGTATTTGGCGATTTTTGCCTGTTCAACTCCTATCTGCTCATCGGTTCCCGTTTCGGGCAACTGTTTATGACCCTTGCGCCTCCTACGGCTGCCATTGCAGGATATGTTTTTCTTGGCGAGAAAATGGGCACCTATGCCATTATCGGGATGCTTGTCTGTATTGTGGGTATAGGTTTCTCTATTATTGGCAAAAGTGGGGAAAACAGTCATAAGGTAGGTATCCAGTTACCGCTGAAAGGTGTCCTCTATGGTATCGGTGCCGGCGTGGGACAAGGCTTAGGTCTCGTATTAAGCAAGATCGGAATGAACTGTTATCTTGATTACAATCCGCCGGCCACCTCATTGGAAGAGTTTATGTTGCCCTTTGAAGCCACGCAGATAAGGGCATTCGCCGGTGTAGTCGGTTTTCTGATCATACTTCTCTGCCGGGGCGAAATCAGAAAGCTTATCTCTTCGTTTTCCGATAAATCCGCGATGGTAACCTCTGCTTCGGGTACTTTCTTCGGTCCTTTTGTCGGTGTGTCATTGTCACTTATGGCTGTACAGTATACGAATGCCGGCGTGGCTTCTACCCTGATGGCCCTCACTCCTATCATTATTCTCCTGCCTTCGAAGCTGATTTTTAAGGAGGTAATTACGTTCCGTCAGGTTCTTGGTGCGGTGATAAGTGTGGCGGGAGTTGCCTTATTTTTTGTGTGA